The region AAGGCGGCGACGATGGTTTCGTCGGCCAACGTGGGGCCGTGGTCGGCGTCAAGCAGGTGCAGGATCACGTCGGCCTTGCCGATCTCGCCCCAGGTGCGCTCGATGCCGATGCGCTCGACGGCGTCGATGGTGTCGCCCGCGCTGCGGATGCCGGCCGTGTCGATGATGTTGAGTGGAATGCCTTCGATCTGGATGGTTTCGCTGACCTTGTCGCGCGTGGTGCCGGCGATCGGTGTGACGATCGCCACGTCGGCGCCCGCCAGCGCGTTCAGCAGCGACGATTTACCCACGTTCGGCTGGCCCGCCAGCACGACATTCAAGCCTTCGCGCAGCAGCGCGCCCTGCGCCGCCTGCGCAAACACTTTGTTTAATGCTTCGATGACGGCTTTCAATTGACCGCGCGCATTCGATTTTTCCAGGAAATCGATTTCTTCTTCCGGAAAATCCAGGGTCGCTTCGACCAGCATGCGCAGTCCCGTCACCTGTTCCACCAGCGCGTGGATGGTGTTCGAGAACGCGCCCGACAGCGATTGCGAAGCGGACTTGGCCGCCGCTTCCGTCGAGGCGTCGATCAGGTCGGCCACAGCTTCGGCTTGCGCCAGGTCAAGCTTGTCATTCAAAAACGCGCGGCGCGTGAATTCGCCCGGTTCGGCCAGGCGCAAGCCGCTGTCACGGCCCGCTTCCAGCACGCGCGCCAGCAGCAGTTGCAGCACGATGGGGCCGCCATGGCCCTGCAATTCCAGCACGTCTTCGCCCGTGTACGAATGCGGGCCCTTGAAATGGATGGCGATGCCCTGGTCGATGATGGCGCCGTCGCTTTCCGTGAATGGCAGATAGGTGGCGTGGCGCGGTTTCAGTTGCTGCGCGCCAAACAGGGCCGTCATCAGCGGAGCGAGGTTTTTGCCGGAGGCGCGTACCACGCCGATGCCGCCGCGTCCCGGTGCGGTGGCGATGGCGGCGATAGGGGAAGAGTCGAGTTTCATGGGGATATTGTAGATTAAAAAAAAGCCCGCACTCGGCGGGCTTTCGATTCGCTGGCCGGACTTACTTGACGGCTGGCGCGTATTTCTTGGTGATCACCCATTGCTGGCCGATCGACAGGACGTTGTTGACGACCCAGTAAAGTACCAAGCCCGACGGGAAGAAGAAGAACATCACCGAGAATGCCAGTGGCATGAACAGCATCATCTTCGCTTGCATCGGATCGGCCGGGGCCGGGTTCAGCTTGGTCGTGATGAACATCGAGATCGCGTACAGCACGGGCAAGATACACCATGGGTCATGCTGGGCCAGGTCGGTGATCCAGCCGATCCATGGCGCGCCGCGGATTTCCACGGACGCGTTCAAGACCCAGTACAGGGCGATAAAGACGGGCATCTGGATCAGGATCGGCAGGCAGCCGCCCAGCGGATTGATCTTTTCCGTCTTGTACAGCTCCATCGTGGCCTGGTTCATCTTTTGCGGATCGCCCTTGAAGCGTTCGCGGATCGCTTGCATCTTCGGCGTGACCAGTTTCATCTTGGCCATGCTGCGGTAGCCGGCGGCCGACAGAGGGAAGAACAGCAGCTTGATCAGGATCGTGAAGGCGATGATGGTCCAGCCCCAGTTACCCAGCACGCTGTGGATCTGTTCCATGACCCAGAACATCGGCTTGGCGATGATGGTCAGCCAACCATAATCCTTGACCAGTTCCAGGCCAG is a window of Janthinobacterium rivuli DNA encoding:
- the mnmE gene encoding tRNA uridine-5-carboxymethylaminomethyl(34) synthesis GTPase MnmE; its protein translation is MKLDSSPIAAIATAPGRGGIGVVRASGKNLAPLMTALFGAQQLKPRHATYLPFTESDGAIIDQGIAIHFKGPHSYTGEDVLELQGHGGPIVLQLLLARVLEAGRDSGLRLAEPGEFTRRAFLNDKLDLAQAEAVADLIDASTEAAAKSASQSLSGAFSNTIHALVEQVTGLRMLVEATLDFPEEEIDFLEKSNARGQLKAVIEALNKVFAQAAQGALLREGLNVVLAGQPNVGKSSLLNALAGADVAIVTPIAGTTRDKVSETIQIEGIPLNIIDTAGIRSAGDTIDAVERIGIERTWGEIGKADVILHLLDADHGPTLADETIVAAFPEGVPVVRVWNKIDLSGHKPGVDSMPDATHVYLSAHEHIGIDLLRAELLRIAGWQQTGESLYLARERHLIALKSAGKHLDIAAEHAAQDDQSLDLFAEELRLAQVQLSSITGEFSPDDLLGVIFSRFCIGK